A stretch of Salarias fasciatus chromosome 23, fSalaFa1.1, whole genome shotgun sequence DNA encodes these proteins:
- the cks2 gene encoding cyclin-dependent kinases regulatory subunit 2, with translation MSKIFYSEKYSDDDFEYRHVVLPKYMSKLVPTSHLMTEQEWRGLGVQQSQGWIHYMIHKPEPHILLFRRPLPKEHTNPSVQ, from the exons ATGTCGAAGATTTTCTACTCTGAAAAATACAGCGACGACGACTTCGAGTACAG ACATGTTGTGCTTCCGAAGTACATGAGCAAACTGGTGCCCACCTCCCACCTGATGACCGAGCAGGAATGGAGAGGACTGGGGGTCCAGCAGAGTCAAGGCTGGATTCACTACATGATTCACAAACCAG AGCCACACATACTGCTTTTCAGGAGGCCTCTTCCAAAAGAACACACAAATCCGTCGGTGCAATAG